The Halomonas elongata DSM 2581 DNA segment GGATGCGGTGATCCACGTCGGCAAGCACGGCAACCTGGAATGGCTGCCCGGCAAGAGTACCGCGCTGTCTGCCGAGTGCTGGCCGGACATCGCCCTGGGGCCGCTGCCACACTTCTATCCGTTCATCGTCAACGACCCGGGCGAGGGCGCCCAGGCCAAGCGCCGCAGCCAGGCGGTGATCATCGACCACCTGATGCCGCCGCTGGCCCGGGCCGAGCTGTACGGCGCCATGGCCGAACTGGAGTCCCTGACCGACGAGTATTACCAGGCGCTGGGCATGGATCCGCGGCGCGAAGCCCTGCTGCGCGAGCGCATCCTCGAGCACCTGCGCGACACCGGCATCGACCGGGAACTGAGCCAGACGGTAGGTGACGAGGCCGCCGCGGACGACGAAAGCCTGCTCAACGAGCTCGACACCTATCTATGCGATATCAAGGAAGCCCAGATTCGCCACGGCCTGCATGTGCTGGGGACCTTGCCGCCGCCGGCCAAGCGGGCGGCGACCCTGGTCGCCATCCTGAGGTTGCCACGCGGGCAGGCACCGACCCAGCGCGGCCTGCTGCATGCCCTGGCGGATGACCTGGGGCTGTGCGAGCCGGATGACCAAGGCTCCTGCTTCGATCCCCTGGCGGCCGGGGCTGACCCCTGGCACGGCCCGAGGCCGGCGGTGCTGGCCGAGCTGAGCGATGCCGCCTGGCGCAGCGCTGCCGACACCCGCGAGCGGCTCGAGCAGCTAGCCGAGCGGCTGGTGGCCGATCATGTGCTCGAGCTGGGCGACTCGGATGATCTGGCCCGTGACTACCCGGCCACTGCCGTGCTGTGTCGCCATGCCCGCGACGGGCTCTGGGCCGACATGCAAGACGGTGCCGAGCGGGAAATCGGCGCGCTGCTCGATGGGCTCGAAGGGCGCTTCGTGCCTCCCGGACCCAGCGGTGCCCCCAGCCGCGGTCGGCTCGACGTGCTGCCCACCGGGCGCAACTTCTTCAGCGTCGACAACCGGAGCGTCCCGTCGCCCGCCGCCTGGTCGCTGGGCGAGGCCTCGGCCCAGGCGTTCATCGAGCGTTATCTGCAGGAGCACGGCGATTACCCGCGCCGCCTGGGGCTTTCGATCTGGGGCACCGCCACCATGCGTACCGGCGGCGATGACATTGCCCAGGCCATGGCCCTGATGGGCGTGCGGCCGGTCTGGTCATTCGGCTCGCAGCGAGTGGTCGACGTCGAGGTGATTCCCGGCATGCTGCTCGGGCGTCCCCGGGTGGATGTCACCCTGCGGGTGTCCGGCTTCTTCCGCGATGCCTTTCCCCATGTCATCCGGCTGTTCGATACCGCGGTGCGGGCAGTGGCGGCCTACCAGGAGCCGGGTGACGGCAACACCATCCGCACGGCGGTCGAAGCGCGTCGCGGCGAGCTCGAGGCGTCGGGCCTCCCACCCGACGAGGCAGACCGCGAGGCCGCCTACCGGATATTCGGCAGCCGGCCCGGCGAGTACGGCACTGGAGTGGAGCGGCTGGTCGACTCGCGGGCCTGGGAGAATGCCGATGAACTGGCCGAGGCCTACCTCTCGGCCGGTGCCTACGCCTACGGCCAGTTCCCGGCGTCCGGCACCGAGGCGCGCCGCGCCTTCGAACGCCAGCTCGAGGGGCTGCAAGCGGTGATGCACAACCAGGACAATCGCGAGCACGACATCCTCGACTCCAGTACCTACTACGCCTTCCAGGGAGGCATGGCCAATGCCGGTCGCGCGCTGGGCGGCCGGGCGCCGGCCATCTACCACGCCGACCACGCCAACCCGGCGCGGCCACGGATCCGCACCCTGAAGGAAGAGCTTGCCCGAGTGATCCGTTCCCGGGTGCTCAATCCCAAGTGGATCGAGGCCATGCGCGAGCACGGCTACAAGGGCGCCTTCGAGATGTCCGCCACCGTGGATACGCTGTTTGCCTACGACGCCACCACCGACCTGGTGGCCGACTACCAGTATGCCCAGGTGACCGATGCCCTGGTGCTGGACGATACCAACCAGCGCTTCCTGCGCGAGCACAACGGCGCGGCGTTGGAGGAGATGGCCGAGCGACTGCTGGAAGCGGTCCAGCGCGGCCTGTGGCAGGAGGCCGGCGAGCGTGGCGAGGCGCTGCAGGACCTGCTGCTCGAGTTCGACGAGCGCCGGGAGGGCCTGCCCCATGGTGGCTAGGCCAGCCGAGCCCCGCGTCCGAGGCTGGTGCCCCGGAGCCTGGCGGCCCATGGCCACCGGCGACGGCCTGCTGGTGCGCGTGCGCCCCGCAATGGGCCGGCTCACGCGCGACCAGTCGCTGGCATTGTGTGACGCCGCCGAGACCTTCGGCAGCGGGCTGATCGAGCTGACCCGCCGTGCCAACCTGCAGTTGCGCGGCGTCACCGAAGCTGGCTGGCCCGCGTTGATGGCGTTTCTGCTCGAGCACGACCTGGTGGCCCCGGACGCCGAGGCCGAGCGCCGCCCGTCATTGCTGCTTGCCCCGGACTGGCGCGACGGCGACGCCATTCATCGGGCGGCGAGCCTTCTTCTTGAGCGCTTCCAGGCCTGGCCGACCTTGCCCGACAAGTGGGGGCTGGCCGTCGACGCCGGTACATCGCCGGTGCTGACCGAAGCCTCCGCCGACCTGCGCCTCGAGCGCTCGGCCGATGGTGGACTGCTGGTGAGGGCCGATGGCCGCGAGCTGGGCACGCCGGTCGACGACGTCGCAACCGCCGTCGCGCTGATGAGGCGTCTGGCCTGGTGGTTCGTCGACGCTGGTGGCCTCGGAGCCGGGCGCATGCAGCGCTTCGACGCGCCGTTGCCCGCCTGGGCGCCGGCCACGACGGCCCCCGCCGAGACTGCCGAAGACGATACGGGCCTCGCGCTGGGCGAGCATTCCCTCGGCCGGGTGGTCGGGCTGCCCTTCGGCCGCGCGCCGGCCTCGGTGCTGCGCGCCGCGCTCGCCGATGGCGTTACCGGTATGCGTGTCAGCCCCTGGCGGCGCCTGCTGCTGGAAGGCGCAGGCGATGACGCCGAGCCGGCCGAGGGGCTGATCGTCGATGAGCGCGACCCACGGCTGGCCATGGATGCCTGTCCGGGGGCTCCCCACTGTGCCCAGGCCAGCGTGGCGACCCTCGGGCTGGCCCAGGCGCTGGCCGAACGCCTCGATGGCCGGAGGCCGGGGCGAGTACATATTTCCGGCTGCGCCAAGAGTTGTGCCCGTGGCCGGCCCGCCGAGGCCTGCCTGACCGGACGCGACGGCCACTTCGACCTGATCCTGAACGGGCGGGCCGACGACACGCCGGTCGCGACCGGCCTTGGTGAAACCGACGTTATCGAATACCTGGGGAAACACGATGCCTCACGTCTATGAAACCGATGGACCGGCGATCTACCGGGAGTCCTTTGCCATCATTCGGCGCGAGGCCGAACTGGCACGCTTCGCGCCGGAGGAGGAACCGGTGGCCGTGCGCATGATCCATGCCGCTGGCCTGGTGGCGCTGGCGCCGCACATCCGCTTCCGCGATGCCGTGGTGAGTCGGGCCCGGTCGGCGCTGCAAGGCGGTGCGCCGATCCTGTGCGACGCGCGCATGGTCGCCGAGGGCATCACCCGCCAGCGTCTGCCGGCGGACAACGCCATTCTCTGCACGCTGCACGACGAGCGGGTGCCCGGCCTGGCTCGGGAGATGGCCAACACCCGCTCGGCGGCGGCCCTGGAACTGTGGCGACCCCATCTGGCGGGCGCAGTGGTGGCGATCGGCAATGCGCCGACCGCGCTGTTCCACTTGCTGAACATGCTGGAAGACCCGCACTGCCCGCGCCCGGCGGCCATCATCGGCTGCCCGGTGGGATTCGTCGGCGCGGCCGAATCCAAGCAGGCATTGTGGGAGAGCGCCGCGGCGCCCTGCGCCATCGTCGACGGACGACTCGGCGGCAGTGCGGTGACGGTGGCCGCCGTCAACGCCATCGCGGATCGCCGCGAATGAGCCGGGGCACCATCCACGGGGTCGGCCTCGGCCCCGGCAGCCAGGACCTGATGAGCGTGCGCGCCGATCGGCTGATTCGCGGTGCCAGCCATGTCGCCTATTTCCGCAAGAAGGGCCGCACCGGTCACGCCCGCACCATCGTCGAGGGCATGCTGGCCGACGATGCCGTCGAGCTGCCGATGGAGTATCCGGTCACCACCGAGATTCCCTTCGACGACCCGCGCTACAACGAGTGGCTGTCGGCCTTCTACGAGCGCCAGGTCGCCCAGCTCGCCGAGATCGCCGAGGCGGGCCGGGACGTGGTGGTGCTCTGCGAGGGCGATCCCTTCTTCTACGGCTCCTTCATGCATCTCTACACCCGATTGCAGGGGCGGGTGCCGGTCGCGGTGGTGCCCGGCATCACCGGCATGTCGGCGGCCTGGACCGCCACCGGCCGACCGGTGACCTGGGGCGACGATGTGCTGACCGTGCTGATGGCGACCCTGCCGGAGGCGACGCTGGTCGAACGCATCGCCCGCACTGACGCCCTGGTGGTGATGAAGATCGGCCGCCACCTGGACAAGCTGCGCCGCGCCCTGGCGAGCGCCGGGCGCGAGGACGAGGCCTGGTTGATCGAGTATGCGGCGATGGCCGAGGAACGGATCGTGCCGCTGTGCGACGTGGGCGACCGTGTGCCGTACTTTTCGATCCTGCTGATTCACGGCAACGGGAGGCGACCATGAGCGAGGCAAAAGCCGGGTCACGGCCTGGCGAACGTGAGCGGGTTCCGCGCGGGTGGCTGAAGATCGTCGGACTGGGCCCCGGCAGCGAGGCGATGATCACCCCCGAGGCTTCGGGCGTGCTCGAACAGGCCACCGACGTGGTGGGTTATGTGCCCTATGTCGAGCGGGTGGCGCCGCGGCCGGGCCTGACCCGCCACGGCTCGGACAACCGCGAGGAGATCCGCCGGGCCGAGCAGGCGCTCGAGATGGCCGCCGAGGGTCGCCGGGTGGCGGTCGTCTCCTCGGGCGACCCTGGAGTGTTCGCCATGGGCGCGGCGGTATTCGAGGCGCTGGAGGCGGGGCGCCCCGAGTGGCGGTCGCTGGACATCCAGGTGCTGCCGGGCGTCTCGGCCATGCTGGCCGCCAGTGCACGGCTGGGCGCGCCGCTGGGCCATGATTTCTGCTGTCTCAACCTCTCCGACAACCTCAAGCCCTGGACGTTGATCGAGAAGCGCCTGCGCCTGGCCGCCGAGGCCGACTTCGCCATGGCCTTCTACAACCCGCGCTCCCGCTCGCGGCCGGAGGGCTTCGCGCGTGCCCTGACGGTGCTGCGCGAGGCCTGCGGCAATGCGCGCCCGATCATGTTCGCCCGGGCCGTCTCCACGCCGGAAGAACGCCTGCACGTCACTACCCTGGGCGAGGCGACGCCGGAGCTGGCCGACATGCGCACCCTGGTGATGGTGGGCTCGAGCCTGACGCGATGCATCCCGGGCGAAAGGCGTGAGTGGGTCTATACGCCGAGGTCAGCGCCGTCATCAGAGGCGACTCGATGATGTTCAACGCCGCATGGCCGAGCGCAGTCATTTGTGGGCACCCTCTATCCCAGCCAGGCCAGGACGTCGTCGACGGCATGTGCCTCGCGGCGCGGCGGCAGCGCCGGGCGGTCGATCATCACCACCGGCAGGCCCAGATGGCGGGCGGCGGCGAGCTTGGCCGCCGCCCCTGCGCCGCCGGCATTCTTGCACACCAGGCGTTCGACGCCGTGCTCGCGCAGCAGCGCCCGGTCGCCCTCCAGGGTGAAGGGGCCGCGGTCGACGGTAACGGTGTGGCGCGGCAGGGGCGGCGGGCTATCGGGCTGGTCGACCAGCCGCAGCAGATAATGATGCTGGGGTTGGGCCGCAAAGGCGGCCAGATGCATGCGACCGATCGCCAGCAGTACCCGTTGCGGCGGCCCCGTGAGCGCCGCCACTGCCGTCTCGATGTTGGCGACTCGCTGCCAGCGGTCGCCTGGCTGTCCGCAATCGCCAGGCTGAGGCTCCCACGGCGGCCGGGTCAGGGCGATCAGTGCGGTGCCCGTTCGCTCGGCCGCGGCCACGGCGTTGCGGCTCATCTGCTCGGCGAAGGGATGAGTGGCGTCGACCAGGTGGGTGATGCGCTCTGCCTCGAGAAAGGCGGCCAGCCCTTCCACGCCGCCGAAACCGCCAACGCGGGTGGGCAGCGGCTGCGGCCGGGGCTTGGCGACGCGACCGGCGTAGCTGAACAGCGCGGGGATCCCGCGCTCGGCGAGTGCACGGGCCAGCGCGCTGGCTTCAGTGGTACCGCCCAGGATAAGGACTTTCATGATGACGGACGTTGACGACGCTCCCTGGCTGACGGTGCTGGGCTGGGGCGAGAGTGGCACGGCGGGGCTGACGCCGGCAAGCCGCGAGGCGCTGGAGACCGCCGAGGTGGTGTTCGGCGCGCGACGTCATCTGCGTCTGCTGCCGGCGCTTTCCGCCGAGGTGCGCGAGTGGCCGGTGCCCTTCGCCGACGGCATTCCCCTGTTGCTGGCCGAGCGTGGCCGTCGGGTGGTGATGCTGGCCTCGGGCGATCCCTTCTGGTTCGGCGCCGGCGCGACCTTCTCGCGCTATCTCGAGGCCGGCGAGTGGCGCGCATTGCCGTCGCCTTCCACCTTCAGCCTGGCGGCATCAACGCTCGGCTGGTCGTTGGAGAGCGTGACTTGCCTGGGCCTGCATGCCCGGCCGCTGACGCGTATCCGGCCTTACCTGCAGCGCGGGTGTCGCCTGCTGGTGCTGCTGCGCGACGGTGCGGCGGTGGCCGAGCTGGTGGGGCTGCTGTCGCGTTTCGGCTTCGGAGCGAGCCGGCTCCATGTGCTGGAGGCGCTGGGCGGTATCGAGGAGCGCGTGCGTGCCCTGCGCGCGGATGCCGCCTTGCCGGCCGATATCACCCATCCGGTGGCGGTGGGCCTCGAGGTCGACGGTAGCGGGCCGGCGCTGCCGCTGACTCCCGGGCGGCCGGACGACTGGTTCGAACACGATGGCCAGATCACCCGGCAGGCGGTCCGCGCCATGACGCTGGCCGCCCTGGCGCCGACCCCGGGCGAGCGGCTGTGGGACATCGGCACCGGCTCGGGTTCAGTCGCCATCGAGTGGCTGCTGGCGCATCCGGACAACCGTGCCCTGGGCCTCGAGCACAATGCGGAAAGGGCGGCTCGGGCGCGCCACAACGCCCGGGAACTCGGTGTCGACTGGCTCGAGGTGGTCGAGGGCGATGCCCTGGAAATGCTGAACGGGAAGACGCCGGAGGATTTGCCGTTGCCCGATGCGGTCTTTATCGGTGGCGGGCTCTCCGAGGCGCTGCTGACCGCACTGTGGCCGCGTTTGCGGTCTGGCACGCGGCTGGTGGCCAATGCGGTGACCCTGGAGTCGGAAGCCTTGCTGAGCCACTGGCAGCGTCACGTCGGCGGCGAACTGGTGCGCCTGGAGCAGGCCACGGCAGCCGCCCTCGGCACGCGTCGCGGCTGGAAGTCCGCCTATCCCATCGTGCAGTGGCGGGTGGTGCGATGAAGGTGGCGGGGTTCGGTTTTCGCCGCTCGGCGACGCTCGCCTCGCTGGCCGAGGCGCTGGACCGACTCTGCAAACGGCATGGCCCGGTCGAGCGGCTGGCGGCGACCGAGCCCATGCACCCGCTGGTGCAGGCACTGGGCGCATCGCGGGGCATCGCGACCCTGAGCGTGGCCGACGTCGACCTGACCTCGGTCGCCACCCTCACCGATTCCCGACACAGCCGTCAGGCCCGCGGTACGGGCAGCGTTGCCGAGGCCGTGGCGCTGCTGGCGGCGGGGCCCGGGGCGAGGTTGCTCGGCCCCCGGCTGATTTCGACGGATCGACGGGCGACCGCCGCGGTGGCGGTGGTGCGTGAGGCGACGACAGGAGATACGACATGACCATTCATTTCATCGGTGCCGGCCCCGGCGCGCCGGATCTGCTGACGCTGCGCGGACGGGATCTCATCGCGGCCTGCCCGGTGTGTCTCTACGCTGGCTCGCTGGTGCCCGAGGCGATCCTCGCGCATTGCCCGGCAGGCGCCCGGGTCGTCAACACCGCACCATTGTCGCTCGACGAGATCATCGACGAGATGGCCCGCGCCGACGCTGCGGGGCAGGATGTGGCCCGGCTGCACTCCGGGGATCTCTCGGTGTGGTCGGCCATGGGCGAGCAGTTGCGCCGGCTGCGCGAGCAGGGCATTGCCTACGCCATCACGCCCGGGGTGCCCGCCTTTGCCGCGGCAGCCGCCACCCTGGGCCAGGAGCTGACGCTGCCGGGCGTGGCGCAATCCGTGGTATTGACCCGCACGCCGGGCCGCGCCAGCGCCATGCCGGACGGCGAGACGCTGGCCAACTTCGCGCGTACCGGCACGACCCTGGCGATCCACCTGTCCATCCATAATCTGGATCATGTGGTGGCGGAGCTGGCGCCTTTCTACGGTGATGACTGTCCGGTGGCCATCGTCTGGCGAGCCAGTTGGCCCGACCAGAAGGTGATCCGCGGGCGGCTGGAGAGCATCGCCGCGCGGCTCGATCCGGCCATGAACCGTACGGCGCTGATCCTGGTCGGGCCGGCGCTGGAAAGCGAAGACTTCGACGACAGTCGTCTCTACGCGATCGGCTATGACCGCCGCTTCCGGCCGCAGTCGGCGGACTCGCCTTTCGCCCATGCGGACGAGCAGCGGGAGACGCCATGATCCATCTCTCGTTGATCGGCATTGGCACCGGCAATCCCGAGCACGTCACCCTGGCCGGCGTTCGCGCGCTACAGGCGGCGGAGCTGATCCTGCTGCCGCGCAAGGGCGAGGCGCGCTCGGACCTGGTCGACCTGCGCCGGTTGCTGTGCCGCAACCTGCTGGACGAGGCCGCGCTATCTCGAGTCGTGGAGTTCGACCTGCCGCGCCGCGACAGGCGCGATGACTACCTGGGCGCGGTGGACGACTGGCATGCGGCGATCGCCGAGACGTGGCGCGAGCAGATTTCGTGCCACCTGCCGCAGGGCGGGAGGGCCGCCATGCTGATCTGGGGCGATCCTTCGCTCTACGACAGCAGCCTGCGCATCGCCGAGCGTCTGGAGCTGCCGGGGCAGGGCGTCGAAGTGGAGGTGGTGTCGGGCATCACCAGCCTGCAGGTGCTGACCGCCGAGCACCGCATCCCCTTGAATGCCCTGGCCGAGCCGGTGCAGATCACCACCGGGCGGCGCCTGCGCGAGCGCGGCTGGCCCGAGGACGCCGCCAGCGTGGCGGTGATGCTGGATGCCGGTGGTGCCTTCCAGGCGCTGGCCCCGGAGGGGTTGCATATCTGGTGGGGTGCCTATCTGGGTATGGACAAGCAATGCCTGATCGACGGCCCGCTGGCCGAGGTGGGGCCGGCCATCGTCGAGCGTCGCGCCGCGCTGCGCGAGCGGCACGGCTGGATCATGGACGTCTATCTGTTGGCACGCACGCCGCTGTTGTCACGAATGCCCGGCTGAAACCATTACACCGACTCATGGAGCCTCCAATGAAGCACGTCGACCCCGAGCGTCATGCGGCGCGCATGGCCCACAAGCAGAAGATCATGAACGAGCGGATCGCTGCCGCCGACAAGGAGCAGGGTGTGCTGCTGGTGCTGACCGGCCCTGGCAAGGGCAAGAGCAGCTCCGGCTTCGGCATGCTCGCCCGTGCCCTGGGCCACGGCATGAAGGTCGGCGTGGTGCAGTTCATCAAGGGCAAGTTCCAGACCGGCGAGGAAGCCTTCTATCGCCAGCAGCCGGGTGTGGACTATCACGTCATGGGCGAGGGCTACACCTGGGACACCCAGGACCGCGAGCGCGATATCCGCGCTGCCGAGGCCGCCTGGGCAGAGGCCCGACGCATGCTCGACGACCCTAGCTATGCACTGGTGCTGCTCGACGAACTCAACATTGCCCTGCGCCATGGCTACCTGGAACTCGACCGGGTGCTCGACGACCTCCAGGCCCGCCCGCCGATGCAGCACGCGGTGGTCACCGGCCGCCATGCCCCCGAGGCACTGATCGAGCTGGCCGACACCGTGACCGAGATGAAGGTGGTCAAGCACGCCTTCAAGGAGCAGGGCATAAAGGCTCAGAAAGGCGTCGAGTTATGATATCCGATCATGCCTTCCCCGAGGTGCAGCGCGAGGGCCTCTACCGGGCCATCTTCGAGCGCCGCGACGTGCGCGCCCAGTTCCGCCCGGAGCCGATCCCGCCCGAGGTGCTGGCACGCCTGCTCGAGGCCGCCCACCACGCGCCCTCGGTGGGTTTCATGCAGCCCTGGGACTTCCTGCTGATCGACGACCGCACGGTGCGCGAGCGCGTGCATGCCATCTTCGAACGCGAGAACGCCAAGGCCGCCGAGGCACATACCGGCGAGCGTGGCGCGCTGTATCGTCGCCTCAAGCTCGAGGGCATCCTCGAGAGCCCGCTCAACCTGTGCATCACCTGCGACCGCAGCCGCGGCGGCGAGCACGTGCTGGGGCGCCAGAGCATCATCGAAACGGACCTGTTCAGCACCTGCCTGGCGGTCCAGAACCTGTGGCTGGCGGCCCGGGCCGAGGGCATCGGCGTGGGCTGGGTCAGTATCCTCGATCAGAATGAACTGACCGAGGTTCTGGGCTTGCCGGAGAATGTCTACCCGCTCGCCTACCTGTGCCTGGGCTATGTGGACGACTTCCACGACCAGCCCGAGCTGGCCCGGGCCGGCTGGCGCCAGCGTCTGCCGCTCGCCGAGCGGGTACACGGCAACGGCTGGGGCGCAGTGGCGGAAGAGCCGGCGCTGTTCGAGGCGCTCGCGTCCCGGGAGGGCGAGTGATGAAGACACTGATGATCCAGGGCACTACCTCGGATGCCGGCAAGAGCACCATCGTCGCCGGGCTGTGTCGCGCCCTGGCCCGGCGCGGCGTCTCGGTGGCGCCTTTCAAGCCGCAGAACATGGCACTCAACAGCGCGGTGACACCCGACGGCGGCGAGATAGGGCGTTCCACGGCCCTGCAGGCGCTGGCCTGTGGCCTGGCGCCGCATTGCGACATGAACCCCGTGCTGCTCAAGCCCGAGACCGATCGCGGCGCTCAGGTGATTCTCGACGGTCGTGTCCATGGGCATATGGATGCCCTGGATTATCACGCCTTCAAGCGCCAGGCCCGGGAAACAGTGCTGGCTGCCTGGGAGCGTCTTTCGGGCCGTTTCGATGCGGTGATCGTCGAGGGGGCGGGGAGTCCCGCCGAGATCAATCTGCGCCAGAACGACATCGCCAACATGGGCTTCGCCGAGGCAGTCGATTGTCCGGTACTGCTGGCCGCCGATATCGACCGGGGCGGAGTCTTCGCCCAACTGGTGGGTACGCTCGAGCTGCTCAGCGACAGCGAGCGGGCCCGGACCCGGGGCTTTGTCATCAATCGTTTTCGCGGCGATCTCGCGCTGCTCGAGCCGGGACTGGAGTGGCTCACCGGCCACTCCGGCAAGCCGGTATTCGGCGTGTTGCCTCATCTGAACGGACTGCTGCTGGACGCCGAGGATGGTCTGGGACTCACCGAGAGCGCCGCCGAGGCTCCAGGGTTGAAGGTGGTGGTGCCGGCGTTGCCGCGGATCAGCAATCATACCGACCTGGACGCGCTGCGCCTGCATCCGCGAGTCGAGTTGACGCTGGTAGGGCCGGGGCAGGCCATTCCACCCGCCGACGTCATCCTGCTGCCCGGCAGCAAGAGCACCGTCAGCGACCTGGCCTGGTTGCGCCGTGAAGGATGGGAGATGGCGATTCAGCGCCATCTGCGCTACGGCGGCCGGGTGCTGGGCATCTGCGGCGGTTTCCAGATGCTCGGTGAGGCGATCGAAGATCCGCAGGGCGTCGAGGGCGAGGCCGGCACGACGCCGGGGCTCGGCCTGCTGCCGATGCGCACCCGCATGGTGGCCGGCAAACAGTTGCGCAACGTGCGGGGAACATTGGCCGGCGGGAAGATCGCAGTGTCCGGCTACGAGATTCACAATGGCGTCAGTGAGGGACCGGCGCTGGCGCGGCCGCTGATCGACCTCGACGACGGGCCGGATGGTGCGATCAGCGACGATGGCCAGGTGCTCGGCACCTACCTGCACGGGCTGTTCGATGAGGCATCGGCCTGTACGGCATTGCTCGAGCGGCTCGGCCTGCGAGTCGAGGGGGCGGTGGATCTTCGCGTTCACCGCGAGCAGCAGCTCGATCGTCTGGCGGATGCCATCGAGGAGCATCTGGATATGGCGGCTATCGTGAAACTCTTCGACGTGTAGGCTTGGCTATGGTGAGAAGAATGCCATGGTCAGCGGGAGGATGGGGATGCTCGGATATCTCGGCAAATGGTTGAGCCATTACCTGAGTCAGCCCTTGCCCGGTGCACGGTCGCTGACGCCCGTGAATCTCGAGCAGTTGGCGGCCTGTATCGCGCCGGGCGATGTTCTGCTGGTCGAGGGCAATACCCGGATCAGCACGGCGATCAAGTACCTGACGCAATCGACCTGGTCACATGCCGCCCTCTATGTGGGCGAGGCCTACGCCCAGGCGGGAGGTGGCGAACACGGCCTGATCGAGGTCGATATCCGCGAAGGCGTGCGCCGTATCGGCCTGGACGACTTCGCCGGGCAGCACTGCCGCATCTGTCGGCCGGTAGGACTGAACGATGAGGACAGACAGGCGGTGATCGATCACGCGGGGCAGCGCCTGGGGTATCGTTACGACATGCGCAACATCGTCGACCTGGCGCGCTATCTGCTGCCGGAGCCGCCGGTGCCGATGCGCTGGCGGCGCCGTATGCTGGCCTTCGGTAGCGGCGATCCGACCCGGGCGATCTGTTCCACCCTGATCG contains these protein-coding regions:
- the cobN gene encoding cobaltochelatase subunit CobN, with translation MHLFAAKPGGFVDDEGIVDLQQDPAEVVILSAADSSLSALALAAERLGEGIPTLRLANWMNLVKPAAYDLYEDRVLEHARLVIVSLLGGSAYWRYGFERLQAWAAADNERQLILVPGCDAPDDTLLQASSVPFDVASRVWRYLREGGADNAEQLLRFVATECLEQTPLAWREPRAIPAALINLLGQSEASLADWEARRDPARPVCLVLFYRSHLQGANTAVLDGLVEALSARGLESLAVAVSSLKDEACITFVNRLIERTGAALVVNTTGFSVNRAPDDADVSDGALDAGMESLFVGRPVVLQAMLASSTEEDWRDKAAGLHSRDVAMQVVLPEMDGRVITRAVGFKAEAHYSERCQLSVVRHRLHPERAAFVAELAWRYARLRHTPNADKRLALVLANYPTRDGRIGNGVGLDTPASTLNLLRSLEAAGYPLVDLPADGDALIRRLQGSVTNDPQSLAWRGSWQSLGVDDYLAWFRTLPVTLQKAVWRRWGAPEQDPKHRQGRLLIAGIRLGETFIGIQPSRDIDDGPAADPIRSYHDTELVPPHSYLAFYYWLREHYRVDAVIHVGKHGNLEWLPGKSTALSAECWPDIALGPLPHFYPFIVNDPGEGAQAKRRSQAVIIDHLMPPLARAELYGAMAELESLTDEYYQALGMDPRREALLRERILEHLRDTGIDRELSQTVGDEAAADDESLLNELDTYLCDIKEAQIRHGLHVLGTLPPPAKRAATLVAILRLPRGQAPTQRGLLHALADDLGLCEPDDQGSCFDPLAAGADPWHGPRPAVLAELSDAAWRSAADTRERLEQLAERLVADHVLELGDSDDLARDYPATAVLCRHARDGLWADMQDGAEREIGALLDGLEGRFVPPGPSGAPSRGRLDVLPTGRNFFSVDNRSVPSPAAWSLGEASAQAFIERYLQEHGDYPRRLGLSIWGTATMRTGGDDIAQAMALMGVRPVWSFGSQRVVDVEVIPGMLLGRPRVDVTLRVSGFFRDAFPHVIRLFDTAVRAVAAYQEPGDGNTIRTAVEARRGELEASGLPPDEADREAAYRIFGSRPGEYGTGVERLVDSRAWENADELAEAYLSAGAYAYGQFPASGTEARRAFERQLEGLQAVMHNQDNREHDILDSSTYYAFQGGMANAGRALGGRAPAIYHADHANPARPRIRTLKEELARVIRSRVLNPKWIEAMREHGYKGAFEMSATVDTLFAYDATTDLVADYQYAQVTDALVLDDTNQRFLREHNGAALEEMAERLLEAVQRGLWQEAGERGEALQDLLLEFDERREGLPHGG
- a CDS encoding cobalamin biosynthesis protein CobG, producing the protein MATGDGLLVRVRPAMGRLTRDQSLALCDAAETFGSGLIELTRRANLQLRGVTEAGWPALMAFLLEHDLVAPDAEAERRPSLLLAPDWRDGDAIHRAASLLLERFQAWPTLPDKWGLAVDAGTSPVLTEASADLRLERSADGGLLVRADGRELGTPVDDVATAVALMRRLAWWFVDAGGLGAGRMQRFDAPLPAWAPATTAPAETAEDDTGLALGEHSLGRVVGLPFGRAPASVLRAALADGVTGMRVSPWRRLLLEGAGDDAEPAEGLIVDERDPRLAMDACPGAPHCAQASVATLGLAQALAERLDGRRPGRVHISGCAKSCARGRPAEACLTGRDGHFDLILNGRADDTPVATGLGETDVIEYLGKHDASRL
- a CDS encoding precorrin-8X methylmutase produces the protein MPHVYETDGPAIYRESFAIIRREAELARFAPEEEPVAVRMIHAAGLVALAPHIRFRDAVVSRARSALQGGAPILCDARMVAEGITRQRLPADNAILCTLHDERVPGLAREMANTRSAAALELWRPHLAGAVVAIGNAPTALFHLLNMLEDPHCPRPAAIIGCPVGFVGAAESKQALWESAAAPCAIVDGRLGGSAVTVAAVNAIADRRE
- a CDS encoding precorrin-2 C(20)-methyltransferase, translating into MSRGTIHGVGLGPGSQDLMSVRADRLIRGASHVAYFRKKGRTGHARTIVEGMLADDAVELPMEYPVTTEIPFDDPRYNEWLSAFYERQVAQLAEIAEAGRDVVVLCEGDPFFYGSFMHLYTRLQGRVPVAVVPGITGMSAAWTATGRPVTWGDDVLTVLMATLPEATLVERIARTDALVVMKIGRHLDKLRRALASAGREDEAWLIEYAAMAEERIVPLCDVGDRVPYFSILLIHGNGRRP
- the cobJ gene encoding precorrin-3B C(17)-methyltransferase, which translates into the protein MSEAKAGSRPGERERVPRGWLKIVGLGPGSEAMITPEASGVLEQATDVVGYVPYVERVAPRPGLTRHGSDNREEIRRAEQALEMAAEGRRVAVVSSGDPGVFAMGAAVFEALEAGRPEWRSLDIQVLPGVSAMLAASARLGAPLGHDFCCLNLSDNLKPWTLIEKRLRLAAEADFAMAFYNPRSRSRPEGFARALTVLREACGNARPIMFARAVSTPEERLHVTTLGEATPELADMRTLVMVGSSLTRCIPGERREWVYTPRSAPSSEATR
- a CDS encoding cobalt-precorrin-6A reductase, which encodes MKVLILGGTTEASALARALAERGIPALFSYAGRVAKPRPQPLPTRVGGFGGVEGLAAFLEAERITHLVDATHPFAEQMSRNAVAAAERTGTALIALTRPPWEPQPGDCGQPGDRWQRVANIETAVAALTGPPQRVLLAIGRMHLAAFAAQPQHHYLLRLVDQPDSPPPLPRHTVTVDRGPFTLEGDRALLREHGVERLVCKNAGGAGAAAKLAAARHLGLPVVMIDRPALPPRREAHAVDDVLAWLG